The Sphingomonas sp. G-3-2-10 DNA window TGACGGGTTCCGTCACGAAGGGCTGGGGTTCCTCACCGTCGAGCGGCGCGAGGATGGCGCCGTGGTCGGCTTTTGCGGCCTGAAGCGCGGCGAAAAACACTCTCCGATCGCCGATCGGGTCGAGGCGGGATGGATCGTCGACAAGCCGTGGTGGCGTCATGGCTATGCCGGCGAGGCGATGGCCGCGATCCTCGACGATGCATGGCCCCGGATCGATGCCGACCGCATCTATGCGATCACCGCCGCACTCAATCTGAAGAGCCAGGGCCTGATGTCGCGGCTGGGGATGCAGCGGCTGGCGGACGGCGATTATGACAGCGCGACATTTCCCGAGGGGCATCGGCTTCGCCCCACAGTGACCTTTGCAATCGAGAGACCCGCGGCATGATCGAGACCGAACGCCTGATCCTGCGCGGCTGGAAAGACAGCGATCTCGATCCCTTCGCGGCGATGAGTCAGGATCCGCGCGTCATGGCGACGCTGGGTCCGCTGATGAGCCGGGACGAGGCAGCGGCGGTAATCACCCGGATCGAAGGCATTCGCGAGGCGCATGGCTATACCTTCTGGGCGATCGAACGGCGCGAGGATGGCGCGTTCCTGGGTTTTTGCGGGGTAAAGCCCGGCGCGGAGGATACGCCGATCGCCGGCGAGGTCGAAATCGGCTGGCGGCTGGCGCACGATCATTGGGGCAAGGGCTATGCCCGCGAAGCGGCGCAGGCGAGCCTCGACTGGGTATGGACCCATCTCGACGCCGATCAGGTGGCCGCGATCACCACGCCCGGCAACAGCAACAGTTGGGGCCTGATGGAGCGGCTGGGCATGGTGCGCGCGCCGGAAGACGATTTCGATCATCCCAAGGCGATCGGGCATCTGATCCCGCACATCACCTATCGCATCGCCAGACCGGCGAAACGCGGTTAATCGCAGGGAAACCATCGCACCCTAAGCCGGTATCCGGGGAGAAATATTCATGACGGATCAGGCGAACGAAGCGGCGGTGCCGCAGGGCAAGGCGCCCAGCCTCACGCACAAGCTATTCGTTCTCGCGATCCTCGCCGGATCCTTCCTGCTGTTCCTCGTTCAGCCGATGGTGGCCCGGATGGCGCTGCCCAAGCTGGGCGGGGCGCCTGCCGTGTGGAACTCGGCGATGCTGGTCTATCAGGCGCTGCTGCTGGGCGGATATGCCTATGCGCACTGGCTCGGCCGGGTGCCGGTGCGGCGGCAAGCGACGATCCACCTGGCCGTGCTGGCGATCGCGGCCTTGTGGCTGCCCATCGGCCTGATCGGCATGAACCTGCCCGCCGATGCCGAACCCACCATCTGGGTGCCCTGGCTGCTGGTCGCGTCGATCGGGCCGCTGTTCTTCGCGATCGCCGCTCAGGCGCCGCTGCTCCAGCGCTGGTACAGCGTGTCGAGCGGGGGACGCGATCCCTATGCGCTCTATGCCGCATCGAACATCGGCAGTTTTGGCGGTCTGATCGCCTATCCGATCCTGGTCGAGCCCAATATGGCGATCACCAGCCAGCGCTGGCTGTGGACCGGGGGCTACGCACTGGTGTTCCTGCTGGTCGCCGGATGTGCGCTGCTGCTGCCACGCAAGGCCGCGGACGTGCCCCATGTAACCCACACCAGCGAAGCGCCGGGATGGCGGCTGGTGGCGCACTGGATCCTGCTGGCGCT harbors:
- a CDS encoding GNAT family N-acetyltransferase produces the protein MIVTERLVLRLPEPRDRGALVGMFTDQEVMADLFPGLDEAAAEAVLTKHDGFRHEGLGFLTVERREDGAVVGFCGLKRGEKHSPIADRVEAGWIVDKPWWRHGYAGEAMAAILDDAWPRIDADRIYAITAALNLKSQGLMSRLGMQRLADGDYDSATFPEGHRLRPTVTFAIERPAA
- a CDS encoding GNAT family N-acetyltransferase, with the translated sequence MIETERLILRGWKDSDLDPFAAMSQDPRVMATLGPLMSRDEAAAVITRIEGIREAHGYTFWAIERREDGAFLGFCGVKPGAEDTPIAGEVEIGWRLAHDHWGKGYAREAAQASLDWVWTHLDADQVAAITTPGNSNSWGLMERLGMVRAPEDDFDHPKAIGHLIPHITYRIARPAKRG